The following proteins are co-located in the Solanum pennellii chromosome 1, SPENNV200 genome:
- the LOC107031480 gene encoding probable aquaporin NIP7-1, producing the protein MIMKLPSYENGLSVEFQVDASTSEQSTYDQETTSSNVEMLERRNVCNSILGIDPIFLRMVLAEALGTFLLMFCICGMMASMEIMGVQVGLMEYATTAALTVVVVVFSIGPISGAHINPAVTLAFAAVGHFPWSKVPLYVVAQVGGSILATYTGKLVYGLKAEFVTTKPLHSCTSAFFVELLATFIVLFLSASLTNYDPQSTGPLSGFLVGVAIGLAVLISGPVSGGSMNPARSLGPAIVAWKFNNLWIYVIAPIIGAVAGVVFYRFLRLQGWSCKPNSTPTTHQHI; encoded by the exons ATGATCATGAAATTGCCTTCTTACGAAAATGGTTTATCCGTCGAATTTCAAGTTGATGCATCAACAAGTGAACAATCTACATATGATCAAGAGACCACATCAAGCAATGTAGAGATGTTGGAGAGGAGAAACGTTTGCAACTCAATACTAGGAATTGATCCAATCTTCCTTCGTATG GTTTTGGCAGAAGCATTAGGGACATTTTTGCTAATGTTTTGTATATGTGGTATGATGGCAAGCATGGAAATAATGGGAGTGCAAGTGGGACTTATGGAATATGCAACCACAGCAGCACTAACAGTAGTAGTTGTAGTCTTCTCTATAGGCCCTATCTCTGGGGCTCATATTAATCCTGCTGTCACATTAGCATTTGCAGCTGTTGGACATTTTCCATGGTCCAAG gttcCACTTTATGTAGTGGCACAAGTGGGAGGTTCAATATTGGCTACATATACAGGAAAATTGGTGTATGGATTAAAAGCAGAATTTGTGACAACAAAACCTCTACATAGTTGCACTTCAGcattttttgtggagcttttgGCAACCTTCATTGTTCTCTTCCTAAGTGCATCATTGACAAATTATGATCCTCAATCA ACAGGACCATTATCTGGATTTCTTGTTGGTGTGGCCATTGGATTGGCTGTCCTAATTTCAGG CCCTGTTTCAGGAGGATCAATGAACCCAGCACGATCGTTAGGACCAGCAATTGTTGCATGGAAATTTAATAACTTATGGATATATGTTATAGCCCCAATTATAGGAGCTGTTGCAGGAGTTGTGTTTTATCGATTTTTACGCCTTCAAGGATGGTCTTGCAAACCTAATTCTACTCCAACAACTCATCAACATATATAA
- the LOC107024705 gene encoding uncharacterized protein LOC107024705, which yields MTTNTNSNATTTTIPRIDSSSPLYMHPSDNPGAMLVSNLFDGVGYRSWRRGVLRSLSVKNKLGFINGECEKPASSSPNFRLWERCDNMVTSWILNSLGKEIADSVEYVNDAAELWRELEDRYDQTNGAKLYQIQKEINDMSQGVSDITGYYTKMKKLWEELSSLNVKTQCNCACSCGAKESVHKAEQDRRLIQFLMGLNEAYTAVRGSILMMNPLPSLPQAFSLLVQDERQREIKPGNQLSIASTSLNAGVSRFRGYNANNDTGSKSNYDGGSGFRTNYSPQAGQSSHKYRVICDFCKKAGHIKEKCYKLHGYPQNNQNYQNERNQRNNNNNSDWKSKKVVHAQGPSAXASH from the coding sequence ATGACTACCAATACCAATTCCAATGCTACTACTACCACCATTCCTCGAATTGATTCATCCAGTCCATTATACATGCATCCATCTGATAATCCGGGTGCAATGCTTGTATCAAATCTGTTTGATGGAGTTGGTTACAGATCTTGGAGAAGAGGTGTACTGCGTTCTTTATCAGTAAAGAACAAACTTGGATTTATTAATGGCGAGTGTGAGAAGCCAGCCAGTAGTTCCCCAAATTTTCGTTTATGGGAAAGGTGTGACAATATGGTCACATCCTGGATTTTGAACTCTTTAGGCAAAGAGATTGCTGATAGTGTTGAATATGTGAATGATGCAGCTGAACTCTGGAGGGAGTTAGAAGATAGATATGATCAAACCAATGGTGCGAAGCtatatcaaattcaaaaggAAATCAATGATATGTCACAGGGAGTTTCTGACATTACTGGTTACtatacaaaaatgaagaaattgtgGGAAGAGTTGAGtagtttaaatgtgaaaacacaATGTAATTGTGCTTGTAGTTGTGGTGCAAAGGAGAGTGTACACAAGGCAGAACAGGACAGGAGACTTATACAATTTTTAATGGGGTTAAATGAAGCATACACTGCAGTACGAGGCAGTATTTTGATGATGAATCCATTACCTTCCTTGCCACAAGCTTTTTCACTGCTTGTCCAAGATGAAAGACAAAGAGAGATTAAACCTGGTAATCAGTTAAGCATTGCCTCCACATCTCTTAATGCTGGTGTTTCAAGATTTAGGGGATATAATGCAAATAATGATACTGGTTCTAAATCAAATTATGATGGTGGAAGTGGTTTTAGAACCAATTATTCACCACAGGCTGGTCAATCTTCTCACAAATACAGAGTTATATGTGATTTCTGTAAGAAAGCAGGTCACATTAAAGAAAAGTGCTACAAGCTTCATGGTTACCCCCAAAACAATCAGAACTATCAGAATGAAAGGAACCAAaggaacaacaacaacaattctGATTGGAAAAGTAAGAAAGTAGTACATGCTCAAGGACCTTCTGCAAANGCTTCACATTGA
- the LOC107029397 gene encoding basic 7S globulin-like: METLTFFFLLFPLLNIFFLCSCEVPQTTLYLPITKDASTLQYITEVGQRTPLVPIKLFVHLAGRSLWVDCDKGYKSSTYKPAVCNSTLCSFANSHACGDCLFKSQLQPGCNNNTCYIWGENPLINSYMDRAEIAEDILAIGSTPGVRITWQRFIFTCVESYLARRLANGVTGIAGFGHESPLSIPNQLGLDPTLNKKFGMCLSSSTRSRGVIFIGSGPYYVYNPKKVDISKNLVYTKVITNRGFLLSEEYYIQVSSIRIAGQDVPLNRTLLSIDKNNGVGGTKISSTIPFTILHTSIYDAVKIAFIKALPKNVTLVEPPMKRFGVCFSSKNIRSTKVGPDVPLIDFLLHKPSAFWRIYGANSVVQVKKDVMCLAFVGREQTWEPSIVIGGHQLEENLLVFDLPKKKIGFGSSLKLKQTSCSMYDNIIQA, translated from the exons ATGGAGACATTAACTTTTTTCTTCCTCTTATTTCCTCTactcaatatattttttctatgttcatgtgaagtaCCACAAACAACTTTATATCTTCCAATCACCAAAGATGCATCCACTCTACAATACATTACAGAAGTAGGTCAAAGAACTCCTTTAGTCCCCATAAAACTCTTTGTCCATCTTGCTGGTAGAAGCTTATGGGTGGATTGTGACAAAGGTTACAAAAGTTCAACTTACAAACCAGCTGTATGTAATTCCACACTATGCTCTTTTGCCAACTCACATGCCTGTGGAGACTGCCTATTCAAATCTCAACTTCAGCCTGGATGCAACAATAATACATGCTACATTTGGGGTGAAAATCCCTTGATTAATAGTTACATGGATCGCGCAGAAATTGCTGAAGATATATTGGCCATTGGTTCTACTCCTGGTGTTCGTATCACTTGGCAGAGGTTTATTTTCACTTGCGTTGAGTCCTATCTAGCAAGACGCCTAGCCAATGGAGTCAcag GAATTGCTGGTTTTGGACATGAAAGTCCACTTTCTATTCCCAATCAACTTGGTTTAGACCCTACATTAAACAAGAAGTTTGGTATGTGTTTGAGCTCATCTACAAGATCTCGTGGAGTGATTTTCATTGGTTCTGGCCCTTATTATGTTTACAATCCTAAGAAGGTCGACATCTCAAAGAATCTTGTCTACACCAAAGTAATCACAAACAGGGGATTTCTGTTATCTGAAGAGTATTATATCCAAGTTTCATCCATCAGGATTGCAGGACAAGACGTGCCACTAAATAGAACCTTGCTATCTATTGATAAAAACAATGGAGTTGGTGGTACCAAAATCAGCTCAACAATACCTTTCACAATCTTGCATACTAGTATTTACGATGCTGTTAAAATTGCTTTCATCAAGGCACTTCCAAAGAATGTAACACTTGTAGAGCCTCCTATGAAACGATTTGGAGTTTGCTTTAGTTCCAAAAACATTAGAAGCACTAAGGTTGGACCAGATGTTCCTCTGATCGATTTTCTCTTGCACAAACCAAGTGCATTTTGGAGGATTTATGGAGCAAATTCGGTTGTACAAGTTAAAAAAGACGTTATGTGTTTAGCCTTTGTTGGACGAGAACAAACATGGGAACCATCGATTGTGATTGGAGGACATCAATTGGAAGAGAACTTGTTGGTATTTGACCTTCCAAAAAAGAAGATAGGTTTCGGCTCCTCACTCAAGCTCAAACAAACATCATGCTCCATGTATGATAATATCATTCAAGCATAA